A genomic stretch from Vibrio algarum includes:
- the asnB gene encoding asparagine synthase B yields MCSIFGILDIKSDAATLRPMALEMSKKLRHRGPDWSGIYASEKAILAHERLSIVGLNSGAQPLYSPNKKHILAVNGEIYNHKEIRAKYADKYDFQTDSDCEVILALYQELGDELLEELNGIFAFVLYDEEQDKYLVGRDHIGIIPMYQGFDEHGNYFIASEMKALVPVCKTISEFPPGCYYGSNDAEPQRYYQRDWMEYDAVKDNVSSKEELTKALEDAVKRQLMTDVPYGVLLSGGLDSSITSAVAKRFAAMRIEDDEKSAAWWPQLHSFAIGLEGAPDLKAAREVADKLGTVHHEMTYTVQEGIDAIRDVIYHIETYDVTTIRASTPMFLLGRKIKAMGIKMVLSGEGADEIFGGYLYFHKAPNDKEMHEELVRKLLALNMFDCARANKSLAAWGVEGRVPFLDKEFIDVAMRINPKDKMCGNGKMEKHILRECFEDYLPESIAWRQKEQFSDGVGYNWIDSLKELAEEKVTDQQLESAAFRFPYNTPSTKEGYMYREIFEEQFPLPSAAECVPGGPSIACSSAKAIEWDETFKNMADPSGRAIQTVHNDSY; encoded by the coding sequence ATGTGTTCAATATTTGGCATTTTAGACATTAAGAGCGATGCCGCTACTCTACGTCCAATGGCGTTAGAAATGTCGAAAAAACTTCGTCACCGTGGCCCGGATTGGTCTGGTATTTACGCCTCAGAAAAGGCAATTCTTGCTCACGAACGTTTATCTATTGTTGGTCTTAATAGTGGAGCACAGCCTCTTTACAGCCCAAATAAAAAACACATATTAGCCGTTAATGGTGAGATTTATAACCACAAAGAAATCCGCGCTAAATACGCCGACAAATACGATTTCCAAACAGATTCAGATTGTGAAGTTATTCTTGCGCTATACCAAGAACTTGGTGATGAGTTACTAGAAGAGCTCAACGGTATTTTTGCATTTGTTCTCTACGATGAAGAACAAGACAAATATTTAGTTGGCCGTGATCACATTGGGATTATTCCTATGTACCAAGGCTTCGATGAGCATGGAAACTACTTTATCGCATCAGAAATGAAAGCCCTTGTTCCTGTTTGTAAAACAATTAGCGAGTTTCCTCCTGGCTGCTATTACGGCTCTAACGATGCCGAACCACAACGCTATTACCAGCGCGATTGGATGGAATATGATGCAGTTAAAGACAACGTATCAAGTAAAGAAGAACTAACAAAAGCATTAGAAGATGCAGTTAAACGCCAATTAATGACTGATGTTCCTTACGGTGTTCTTCTTTCTGGTGGCTTAGATTCATCGATTACTTCCGCAGTAGCAAAACGATTTGCTGCAATGCGTATTGAGGATGATGAGAAATCAGCAGCGTGGTGGCCTCAGTTGCACTCATTTGCTATTGGACTAGAGGGAGCACCTGACCTAAAAGCTGCGCGTGAAGTAGCAGACAAACTAGGTACTGTTCACCATGAGATGACGTATACGGTTCAAGAAGGCATTGATGCAATTCGTGATGTTATTTATCACATCGAAACCTATGATGTAACGACTATTCGTGCCTCTACGCCAATGTTCCTTTTGGGCCGAAAAATTAAAGCCATGGGTATCAAGATGGTGCTTTCTGGAGAAGGTGCTGACGAGATATTTGGCGGTTATTTATACTTCCATAAAGCACCAAACGACAAAGAGATGCATGAAGAGTTGGTACGAAAACTTCTCGCTCTAAACATGTTCGATTGCGCGCGAGCCAACAAATCTCTAGCAGCTTGGGGTGTTGAAGGTCGAGTACCTTTCTTAGATAAAGAATTTATTGATGTCGCAATGCGCATTAATCCAAAAGACAAAATGTGTGGCAATGGTAAAATGGAAAAACACATTCTTCGTGAATGTTTTGAAGACTACTTACCAGAGTCTATCGCTTGGCGTCAAAAAGAGCAGTTCTCAGATGGCGTAGGCTACAACTGGATTGACTCGCTAAAAGAACTTGCTGAAGAAAAAGTAACGGATCAGCAATTAGAAAGTGCTGCCTTTAGATTCCCGTACAATACGCCATCAACAAAAGAAGGTTATATGTATCGTGAGATATTTGAAGAGCAATTCCCACTCCCATCAGCAGCTGAATGTGTACCTGGTGGCCCTTCTATCGCTTGCTCTTCAGCAAAAGCAATAGAGTGGGATGAAACCTTTAAGAATATGGCAGACCCTTCTGGGCGTGCTATACAAACGGTTCACAACGACTCATACTAA
- the rfaH gene encoding transcription/translation regulatory transformer protein RfaH: MKHWYLLYCKRGDQARAKSHLENQGVECYYPVVEIEKVVRGKRKLVTEPLFASYMFVYFDYKEGPTFTTVRSTRGVVDFIRRGISPIEVNSNLVTELKEFEKNSALYRSDALPEAGQEVVITEGQFVGVEAIYKEPDGEKRSILLITLMNQTIPVSVDNKDIELK; the protein is encoded by the coding sequence ATGAAGCATTGGTATCTTCTCTACTGTAAGAGAGGCGATCAAGCGAGAGCGAAAAGTCACCTTGAAAACCAAGGTGTAGAGTGCTATTACCCAGTGGTCGAAATAGAAAAAGTTGTTCGAGGAAAGAGAAAGTTGGTAACCGAGCCGCTATTTGCCTCTTACATGTTTGTATACTTTGACTATAAAGAAGGGCCAACCTTTACAACGGTGCGCTCTACTAGAGGTGTGGTGGATTTTATACGTCGAGGTATCTCACCGATTGAAGTTAATAGTAACTTGGTGACGGAGCTTAAGGAATTTGAAAAAAATTCTGCTCTTTATCGTAGTGACGCATTGCCAGAAGCTGGACAAGAAGTAGTTATTACTGAAGGGCAGTTCGTTGGTGTTGAAGCGATTTATAAAGAACCCGATGGAGAAAAACGATCAATCTTATTGATTACTTTGATGAACCAAACTATTCCAGTATCGGTAGACAATAAAGATATTGAATTGAAATAG
- the hemH gene encoding ferrochelatase: MESNTNIGVLLVNLGTPDAATPAAVKAFLSEFLHDHRVVDMNRWLWCPLLHGVILPIRAPKVAKLYQSVWTDGGSPLMVHSKNQVRMLEKTLGIPVELGMTYGNPSMISGMKALEQRGAKQIIILPLYPQYSGTTTGAVEDARDKAASQLDSGLHVKTINDYHDHALYISALAKKVRQHWQDNGKGDYLLCSYHGIPQRYADNGDIYPNHCEKTTALLAQELGLNENEIGMSYQSRFGKEEWLKPYTDATLQSLAKSTVKTLDIVAPAFSCDCLETLEELAEECKEIFIGAGGKNFRYVQCLNDDDDHINMMAELVKAYL, translated from the coding sequence ATGGAATCGAATACAAACATAGGCGTTTTATTAGTAAATTTAGGTACGCCTGACGCAGCAACGCCAGCTGCGGTTAAGGCTTTTCTCAGTGAGTTTTTACATGATCACCGTGTTGTTGATATGAATCGTTGGTTATGGTGCCCATTACTGCATGGCGTCATACTACCTATAAGAGCACCCAAAGTGGCTAAGCTATACCAGAGTGTCTGGACTGATGGTGGTTCGCCACTTATGGTACATTCTAAAAATCAGGTGAGGATGCTTGAAAAAACGCTCGGTATTCCTGTTGAACTTGGAATGACTTATGGAAACCCAAGCATGATATCGGGTATGAAGGCGCTTGAGCAGCGTGGTGCAAAGCAAATTATTATATTGCCGCTTTATCCTCAGTATTCAGGGACAACAACTGGCGCTGTCGAGGACGCAAGAGACAAAGCTGCCTCACAGCTTGATAGCGGTTTACATGTCAAGACGATTAATGATTATCACGATCACGCCCTTTATATTTCGGCCCTTGCCAAAAAAGTACGTCAACATTGGCAGGATAATGGCAAAGGTGACTATTTACTCTGTTCTTATCACGGTATTCCTCAGCGATACGCGGACAATGGCGATATTTATCCAAATCATTGTGAAAAAACCACAGCATTATTGGCGCAAGAGCTAGGGTTAAATGAGAATGAAATTGGCATGAGCTATCAGTCTCGATTTGGTAAAGAAGAGTGGTTGAAGCCATATACGGATGCAACACTTCAATCTCTAGCTAAGAGTACCGTTAAAACTCTGGATATTGTCGCACCTGCATTTTCATGCGATTGCTTAGAGACTTTGGAAGAACTAGCAGAAGAGTGTAAAGAGATATTTATTGGCGCTGGTGGTAAGAATTTTCGATATGTTCAATGCTTAAACGATGATGATGATCATATTAATATGATGGCAGAGCTTGTTAAGGCTTATCTTTAG
- the adk gene encoding adenylate kinase yields MRIILLGAPGAGKGTQAQFIMEKYGIPQISTGDMLRAAIKAGTEMGKAAKAVIDAGQLVSDEIILGLIKERIAQDDCEKGFLLDGFPRTIPQADGLKELGVAVDNVIEIDVPDSVIVERMAGRRAHLPSGRTYHVIFNPPKVEGKDDVTGEDLVVRDDDQEDTVRARLGVYHEQTSPLIQYYGKEAEAGNTTYLKFDGTKKVSEVSSELEAALS; encoded by the coding sequence ATGCGCATTATTCTACTAGGTGCCCCAGGTGCTGGTAAGGGAACACAAGCTCAATTCATCATGGAAAAATACGGGATCCCTCAGATCTCTACTGGTGATATGCTACGTGCTGCTATCAAAGCCGGTACTGAAATGGGTAAAGCAGCCAAAGCCGTTATTGATGCAGGCCAGCTTGTTTCTGACGAAATAATCTTAGGCTTGATAAAAGAGCGTATCGCTCAAGATGATTGTGAAAAAGGTTTTCTATTAGATGGTTTCCCTCGCACAATTCCACAGGCTGACGGTCTAAAAGAGCTTGGTGTTGCAGTAGATAATGTCATTGAAATTGATGTGCCTGACAGCGTTATCGTTGAGCGTATGGCAGGGCGTCGTGCTCATTTACCTTCTGGTCGTACATATCACGTTATATTCAATCCGCCAAAAGTAGAAGGCAAAGACGACGTCACAGGTGAAGATTTGGTTGTTCGTGATGATGACCAAGAAGATACTGTACGTGCACGCCTCGGTGTTTATCATGAGCAAACATCGCCTCTTATCCAATACTATGGAAAAGAAGCTGAAGCTGGCAATACAACGTACCTTAAGTTTGATGGTACCAAAAAAGTGTCGGAAGTAAGTTCAGAGCTAGAAGCCGCACTTTCTTAA
- the htpG gene encoding molecular chaperone HtpG yields the protein MSETVTQDKETRGFQSEVKQLLHLMIHSLYSNKEIFLRELISNASDASDKLRFQALSNADLYQGDADLGVKLTFDAEAKTLTVSDNGIGMSRDDVIEHLGTIAKSGTAEFFSNLSDDQSKDSQLIGQFGVGFYSAFIVADSVTVRTRAAGTNPEDAVQWHSSGEGEYTIESIKKESRGTDIVLHMREEGEEFLSEWRLRDVIGKYSDHIGIPVSIWTKEKDEEGNEKEEGKWEQINKAQALWTRNKSDIGEEEYKEFYKHVSHDFADPLVWSHNKVEGKNDYTSLLYIPAKAPWDMMNRDHKSGLKLYVQRVFIMDDAEQFMPTYLRFVRGLIDSNDLPLNVSREILQDNKVTQALRNACTKRVLTMLERIAKNDEEKYLSFWKEFGQVLKEGPAEDFSNKEKIGGLMRFASTEVDSSDQTVSLASYVERMKEEQDKIFYLTADSYAAAKNSPHLEQFKAKGIEVILMFDRMDEWLMNYLTEFDGKSFQSITKAGLDLSKFEDEAEKEKHKETEEEFKSVVERTKTYLGDRVKEVRTTFKLANTPAVVVTDDFEMGTQMAKLLEAAGQDVPEVKYIFEINPEHELVKRMADEADEEAFGRWVEVLLGQAMLSERGAMEDPAQFLGAINTLLTKV from the coding sequence ATGAGCGAGACAGTAACACAAGACAAAGAAACTCGTGGTTTTCAGTCAGAAGTAAAACAGTTACTTCACCTAATGATTCACTCACTTTATTCAAATAAAGAGATTTTTCTACGTGAGCTAATCTCTAATGCCTCTGATGCATCCGACAAACTTCGCTTTCAAGCACTATCAAATGCTGATTTGTATCAAGGTGATGCAGATTTAGGTGTAAAACTGACATTTGATGCGGAAGCCAAAACCTTAACTGTTTCCGATAACGGTATTGGTATGAGCCGTGATGATGTAATTGAACATTTAGGTACCATAGCAAAATCGGGTACGGCGGAGTTCTTTTCCAATTTATCTGATGACCAAAGTAAAGATTCTCAATTAATCGGCCAGTTTGGTGTTGGTTTCTATTCCGCCTTTATTGTTGCTGACTCAGTAACGGTACGCACTCGCGCAGCAGGAACTAACCCTGAAGATGCTGTTCAGTGGCATTCATCAGGAGAAGGTGAGTACACTATTGAAAGCATCAAGAAAGAGTCTCGCGGCACTGACATTGTTCTTCACATGCGTGAAGAAGGGGAAGAGTTTCTGTCGGAATGGCGTTTACGCGATGTTATTGGCAAGTATTCTGATCACATTGGAATTCCGGTGTCTATTTGGACTAAGGAAAAAGATGAAGAAGGCAACGAGAAAGAAGAAGGAAAATGGGAGCAAATAAATAAAGCTCAAGCACTTTGGACACGTAATAAATCGGATATTGGTGAAGAAGAATATAAAGAGTTTTACAAACACGTTTCACATGACTTTGCGGACCCGCTTGTATGGAGCCACAATAAAGTAGAAGGTAAGAACGACTATACCAGTTTACTATATATTCCTGCTAAAGCACCTTGGGACATGATGAATCGCGATCATAAAAGCGGTCTGAAGCTTTATGTTCAGCGCGTATTTATTATGGACGATGCTGAGCAGTTTATGCCGACGTACTTACGTTTTGTTCGTGGTTTGATCGACTCAAATGATTTACCGTTGAATGTTTCTCGTGAGATCCTTCAAGACAACAAGGTGACGCAAGCACTCCGTAATGCTTGTACTAAGCGTGTGCTAACAATGCTTGAGCGTATTGCCAAGAATGACGAAGAGAAATACCTCTCATTCTGGAAAGAGTTTGGTCAAGTGCTTAAAGAAGGTCCGGCAGAAGATTTTTCTAATAAAGAAAAGATCGGCGGCTTGATGCGCTTTGCTTCAACAGAAGTTGATTCATCAGACCAAACGGTATCGCTAGCATCCTATGTTGAGCGAATGAAAGAAGAGCAAGATAAAATCTTCTATCTTACTGCCGATAGTTATGCAGCAGCTAAAAACAGCCCTCACTTAGAGCAGTTTAAGGCCAAAGGCATCGAAGTTATTCTAATGTTTGATCGCATGGATGAATGGCTTATGAACTATTTAACCGAATTTGATGGTAAATCATTCCAATCTATTACCAAAGCAGGGTTAGATCTCAGTAAGTTTGAAGATGAAGCTGAAAAAGAGAAACATAAAGAGACAGAAGAAGAGTTCAAATCTGTTGTCGAGCGGACGAAAACCTACCTAGGTGATCGAGTTAAAGAAGTACGTACAACCTTCAAACTTGCAAATACACCTGCGGTTGTTGTGACGGATGACTTCGAAATGGGTACTCAGATGGCGAAGTTGCTAGAGGCGGCTGGACAAGATGTACCTGAAGTAAAGTATATCTTCGAAATTAACCCTGAGCATGAATTGGTCAAACGCATGGCAGATGAAGCTGACGAAGAAGCGTTTGGTCGTTGGGTTGAAGTACTTCTTGGGCAAGCGATGTTGTCTGAACGTGGTGCGATGGAAGATCCGGCTCAATTCTTAGGTGCTATCAATACGCTTTTGACTAAGGTGTAA
- a CDS encoding winged helix-turn-helix domain-containing protein, which produces MSSVGTKFLLAQRFVFDPNNNSLTDKINGNELSRLGSNESRILLLFCERTNQIITRDELHEFVWRDQGFQVDDSSLTQAISTLRKVLLDSTKAPKFVKTVPKRGYQFIATVEKTIPLSSSIEEETQENTEDVVFSADKGFKDSVESMVDNTDASASQESPQIATPHKQHRLITKLILVIAALLPIFVYMMIEPAPSKFKLVDTIADIPLQTTENHPPLDDWQPLINKCVSAYLTEHTEKPIKIIVTAGPNNNLMMNYVHSESNTSENITIQLIAKQQDMSALCRR; this is translated from the coding sequence ATGAGCAGCGTAGGTACCAAATTTCTTCTTGCACAAAGATTTGTATTTGACCCAAATAACAATTCGCTTACCGACAAAATAAACGGTAATGAGTTAAGTCGTTTAGGTAGTAATGAAAGTAGAATTCTTTTACTTTTTTGTGAGCGCACAAATCAAATCATTACTCGAGATGAGCTCCATGAGTTTGTCTGGAGAGATCAAGGTTTCCAGGTTGATGACTCAAGTCTGACTCAAGCTATATCAACACTTAGAAAAGTACTGTTGGATTCAACTAAAGCGCCTAAATTTGTAAAAACTGTACCTAAACGTGGCTACCAGTTTATTGCCACGGTTGAAAAAACCATTCCGTTGTCTTCAAGTATCGAAGAAGAAACCCAAGAGAACACGGAAGATGTTGTGTTTTCGGCAGACAAAGGATTCAAAGATTCTGTTGAGTCAATGGTCGATAATACAGACGCTAGCGCTAGTCAAGAGTCTCCGCAGATCGCGACACCACATAAACAGCACCGACTAATTACCAAACTGATCCTGGTTATTGCTGCACTTTTACCTATATTCGTCTATATGATGATAGAACCTGCCCCATCAAAGTTTAAATTAGTCGATACGATTGCAGACATACCATTGCAAACAACGGAAAATCACCCTCCACTAGATGATTGGCAACCACTTATCAATAAATGTGTTTCCGCGTATCTGACTGAACATACCGAGAAACCGATAAAGATAATCGTTACCGCCGGGCCTAACAATAACTTAATGATGAATTATGTTCATTCAGAGTCAAATACATCTGAAAATATCACCATTCAACTCATCGCTAAGCAGCAAGACATGTCTGCATTGTGCAGAAGGTAG
- a CDS encoding regulatory protein ToxS, which yields MTNQKFALVILTVSVLFSCWLYLGADIKLEKELTSREWQSTMSHYISPEMQEGDNNRISILSRIDVSSNVKYLPNGAYLRVSRLTMYERDNQVTSVMNISETGKWELSDDYLLIHPEEFKDTTTNTSVDFTEEHLDIIKTLFIMDAEQSRRVDVINAKAILLTSLNHGSRILSSN from the coding sequence ATGACTAATCAAAAATTTGCCCTTGTTATACTTACTGTCTCAGTATTGTTTAGCTGTTGGTTATATTTAGGCGCGGATATCAAGCTTGAGAAAGAGCTAACATCTCGAGAGTGGCAATCAACGATGAGCCATTACATTTCGCCAGAGATGCAAGAAGGAGATAACAATAGAATTAGTATATTGAGCAGAATTGATGTCAGCAGCAATGTAAAATACTTGCCAAATGGCGCTTACTTGCGTGTCTCTCGACTCACAATGTACGAAAGAGATAATCAGGTAACCTCTGTGATGAATATTTCCGAAACAGGGAAATGGGAACTGAGTGATGACTACCTGCTCATTCATCCAGAAGAGTTTAAAGATACAACAACCAATACCAGTGTGGATTTTACTGAAGAACACTTAGATATAATTAAGACACTGTTTATTATGGATGCTGAGCAGAGTCGCCGTGTTGATGTTATCAATGCCAAAGCTATTTTACTAACCAGCTTAAATCACGGTTCTAGAATATTGTCTTCTAATTAA
- the yfcE gene encoding phosphodiesterase translates to MKLFFVSDLHGSLPATKRMLEKYEQSDAKQLLILGDILNHGPRNPVPEGYQPALVAELLNQYSDEIVAVRGNCDSEVDQMLLEFPMLESNAWVLLENGIRIFLTHGHTYNSDNRPKLKTGDVIAHGHTHLPVAERIGDQFIYNPGSITFPKGGNVESYGLYENNTFKVLSFTDEVIRQVSL, encoded by the coding sequence ATGAAATTGTTTTTTGTTTCTGATTTACACGGTTCATTGCCAGCAACGAAACGAATGCTGGAGAAATATGAGCAGTCAGACGCCAAACAACTGCTCATTTTAGGCGATATTTTAAATCATGGGCCGAGAAACCCAGTACCGGAAGGTTATCAGCCGGCTCTGGTTGCTGAGCTACTCAACCAATATAGTGATGAAATTGTTGCCGTACGTGGTAATTGTGACAGTGAAGTCGATCAAATGTTACTTGAGTTTCCAATGCTAGAGTCTAACGCATGGGTATTACTCGAAAATGGGATACGAATATTCTTAACCCATGGGCATACCTATAATAGTGATAATCGACCGAAGTTAAAGACGGGTGATGTAATAGCACATGGACATACTCATTTGCCCGTTGCTGAAAGAATAGGGGACCAATTTATTTATAATCCCGGGTCCATCACCTTTCCAAAAGGCGGGAATGTGGAGAGTTATGGATTGTATGAAAATAATACTTTTAAGGTTCTTTCGTTTACTGACGAAGTTATAAGGCAAGTGAGTCTTTGA
- a CDS encoding CBS domain-containing protein — protein MTQHKIVRVRDVMANSYVMVDGITTVKEGIRLARINVVKALVVNKRNDDDEYGIVLMNDVAKKVLAQNRSIERTNIYEIMTKPALSVDPEMNVKYCARLFERFGVSRAPVIEKGKIIGMVSYNNIVVNGMALDA, from the coding sequence ATGACTCAGCACAAGATTGTTAGAGTTCGGGACGTAATGGCGAATTCTTATGTAATGGTTGACGGAATTACTACGGTCAAAGAAGGAATTCGATTGGCAAGAATAAACGTCGTAAAAGCGCTTGTGGTAAATAAACGTAATGACGATGATGAATACGGTATTGTATTGATGAATGATGTTGCTAAAAAAGTACTGGCTCAGAATCGTTCGATTGAGCGCACCAATATTTACGAAATCATGACGAAACCGGCTCTATCTGTTGACCCAGAAATGAACGTAAAATACTGCGCTCGTCTTTTTGAAAGGTTTGGTGTTAGTCGTGCTCCTGTAATTGAAAAAGGAAAGATAATAGGTATGGTCAGCTACAATAATATTGTTGTTAATGGCATGGCTTTAGATGCATAG
- a CDS encoding P-II family nitrogen regulator: protein MRFKLIIAFVEDTKTDTVLDAARSAGATGATVINNARGEGLNQKTTFFGLTLEVQKDVLLFVVEEHLSRHILETINTVGEFDEESGQGIAIQIDIEDAVGVAHQVETLTKVVEDEL, encoded by the coding sequence ATGCGCTTTAAACTAATAATTGCCTTTGTGGAAGATACAAAGACAGATACAGTTTTAGATGCTGCGCGCTCAGCAGGCGCCACTGGTGCAACGGTAATTAACAATGCGAGAGGAGAAGGGCTAAATCAAAAAACTACTTTTTTTGGCCTTACTTTAGAAGTACAAAAGGATGTTCTTTTATTTGTTGTAGAGGAGCATTTATCCAGACATATACTTGAGACAATTAATACTGTCGGTGAGTTTGATGAAGAATCCGGTCAAGGTATCGCAATACAAATTGATATTGAAGATGCTGTTGGGGTCGCTCATCAAGTTGAAACATTAACGAAAGTAGTAGAGGACGAGTTATGA
- a CDS encoding DUF1538 domain-containing protein, whose translation MISLSQFIDTFTGTVLDVIPIATIIFGFQMVVLRKPIANLSNVILGFFYVILGLSLFLLGLELALFPLGETMAAQLTAPEFLYSFKDSLTESLSWIDYYWVYLFAFAIGFSTTIAEPSLIAVAIKANQVSGGSISVNGLRIAVALGVAIGISLGSYRIVVGDPIHYYIMVGYIVVIIQTNFAPKLIVPLAYDSGGVTTSTVTVPLVTALGLGLASTVPGRNPVIDGFGLIAFASLFPIISVMAYAQITQWLNAKSVSKENEDAL comes from the coding sequence ATGATTAGCCTATCTCAATTTATAGACACTTTTACCGGTACTGTTCTCGATGTAATTCCTATCGCTACTATTATTTTTGGTTTCCAAATGGTGGTGCTTAGAAAGCCTATTGCCAATTTAAGTAATGTAATTCTTGGGTTTTTTTACGTTATTTTAGGTTTATCGTTGTTCTTGTTAGGATTGGAGTTGGCGCTATTTCCGCTGGGTGAAACCATGGCAGCGCAACTGACTGCACCAGAGTTTCTTTACTCTTTTAAAGACAGTCTCACGGAGTCGTTAAGCTGGATAGATTATTATTGGGTATATCTTTTTGCCTTTGCTATTGGATTTAGCACCACAATTGCGGAGCCTTCGTTGATCGCCGTCGCTATAAAAGCGAATCAAGTTTCTGGTGGCTCTATTAGTGTTAATGGACTGCGCATTGCAGTGGCACTTGGTGTTGCTATTGGAATATCTCTTGGTAGTTATCGAATTGTTGTTGGCGACCCTATTCACTATTACATCATGGTCGGTTATATCGTGGTGATTATACAAACAAATTTCGCACCTAAATTAATAGTGCCTTTAGCCTATGATTCGGGTGGTGTGACAACATCGACAGTAACCGTCCCACTTGTTACTGCATTGGGTTTAGGTCTGGCGTCTACGGTTCCAGGAAGAAACCCTGTTATAGATGGTTTTGGATTGATTGCGTTTGCAAGTTTGTTCCCAATTATATCCGTTATGGCTTACGCCCAAATTACTCAATGGTTAAATGCAAAATCTGTTTCTAAGGAGAATGAGGATGCGCTTTAA
- a CDS encoding DUF1538 domain-containing protein has protein sequence MKALIALFKAMLGSLRDLLPIIIVIGFFQLIVLQEPLPNITSILLGLLFVVLGLTFFIFGLNMGLFPIGESMAQSFARKGSIFWLILFAFCLGFGTTIAEPALTAVAQEAAEVAAEGGVISQTLEDMDDYANGLRITVALSVGLAIVIGVVRILKGWPIHIMITGGYIGVIILTWFAPETIIGIAYDSGGVTTSTITVPLVTALGVGLASSIKGRNPMLDGFGLIAFASLLPMMFVMIYGMVLA, from the coding sequence ATGAAAGCACTGATTGCATTATTTAAAGCAATGTTAGGAAGCTTGCGTGATCTTCTACCAATTATAATTGTTATCGGTTTTTTTCAACTTATCGTTCTTCAAGAACCTCTTCCTAATATTACATCTATCCTTCTAGGCTTACTTTTTGTCGTTCTCGGATTAACCTTCTTCATTTTTGGCTTAAATATGGGATTGTTTCCGATTGGTGAAAGTATGGCTCAATCTTTCGCTCGTAAAGGTAGTATTTTTTGGCTGATTTTGTTCGCATTTTGTTTGGGTTTTGGTACCACGATAGCAGAGCCAGCCTTGACGGCCGTAGCCCAAGAGGCGGCTGAAGTGGCAGCTGAAGGAGGGGTTATCTCTCAAACCTTAGAGGATATGGATGATTATGCCAATGGGCTTAGGATAACTGTCGCCCTGTCAGTGGGGTTAGCAATTGTCATTGGTGTTGTTCGCATCCTGAAAGGTTGGCCTATCCATATAATGATAACTGGTGGTTATATTGGCGTGATTATTTTGACCTGGTTTGCACCGGAAACCATCATAGGTATCGCTTACGATTCAGGAGGAGTAACAACATCCACTATTACGGTTCCATTAGTGACCGCGTTAGGTGTCGGGTTAGCATCGTCCATCAAGGGGCGTAATCCGATGCTTGATGGGTTCGGACTGATCGCTTTTGCTTCCTTGCTTCCGATGATGTTCGTTATGATTTATGGGATGGTGTTAGCATGA